In Nocardia sputorum, a single genomic region encodes these proteins:
- a CDS encoding lycopene cyclase family protein, protein MGVSADREVDVCVVGLGPTGRALAHRAMRAGLSVTAIDPRPDRLWPPTFSCWVDELPRWLPPTAIATTIPAPTVWTKTEHRIDRPYCVLSKPGLRAALPLDDATVVAGRATRVDAHEVELADGTVHRGAAVFDTRGLPPLGRRRAASAHGIFVDAETAAPMVAEGSGLLLDWRPENGAGPDEPPSFLYAVPLGEGTVIFEETSLGLRGGMPQRELRRRTLARLAAHGIRLTGAEPSEAAHYPLDQPPPRKGEARAIPFGSRGGMMHPCTGYSVADSLALVDTAITALRQGRDPIAALWPPRARLVYWMRMRGLYGLGRLTTEQSIAMFDAFFSASPRGQRALLSAHDDYIALGAVLFNTVAHTWPFHWRYDLVGWTNRNRWLDYDFAEPREAAERRVR, encoded by the coding sequence ATGGGTGTCAGCGCGGACCGGGAAGTCGATGTGTGCGTGGTCGGGCTCGGTCCCACCGGGCGGGCGCTCGCGCACCGCGCCATGCGCGCCGGACTGTCGGTGACCGCGATCGATCCGCGCCCGGACCGGCTGTGGCCGCCCACCTTCTCCTGCTGGGTGGACGAGCTGCCGCGATGGCTGCCGCCCACGGCCATCGCGACCACCATCCCGGCGCCCACGGTCTGGACGAAGACCGAACATCGCATCGATCGGCCCTACTGCGTGCTGTCCAAGCCCGGTCTGCGCGCGGCGCTGCCGCTCGACGACGCCACCGTCGTCGCGGGCCGCGCCACCCGGGTGGACGCGCACGAGGTCGAACTCGCCGACGGCACGGTGCACCGGGGGGCCGCGGTGTTCGACACCCGGGGCCTGCCCCCGCTCGGACGCCGCAGGGCGGCCAGCGCGCACGGCATCTTCGTCGACGCCGAGACGGCCGCGCCGATGGTCGCCGAAGGCTCGGGCCTGCTGCTGGACTGGCGACCGGAGAACGGCGCCGGCCCGGACGAGCCGCCGTCGTTCCTCTACGCGGTGCCGCTCGGCGAGGGCACGGTGATCTTCGAGGAGACCAGTCTCGGACTCCGGGGCGGCATGCCACAGCGCGAATTGCGCAGACGCACGCTCGCGCGCCTCGCCGCGCACGGCATCCGCCTCACCGGCGCCGAACCGAGCGAGGCGGCGCACTATCCGCTCGACCAGCCGCCGCCGCGAAAGGGCGAGGCGCGCGCGATCCCGTTCGGTTCGCGCGGCGGCATGATGCATCCGTGCACGGGGTACAGCGTCGCCGACTCACTGGCGCTGGTGGACACCGCGATCACCGCGCTGCGGCAGGGCCGCGACCCGATCGCCGCGCTGTGGCCGCCGCGGGCGCGACTGGTGTATTGGATGCGGATGCGGGGGCTCTACGGCCTCGGCAGACTCACCACCGAGCAATCCATCGCGATGTTCGACGCGTTCTTCAGCGCCTCCCCGCGCGGTCAGCGCGCCCTGCTGTCCGCACACGACGACTACATCGCTCTGGGCGCGGTGCTGTTCAACACGGTCGCGCACACCTGGCCGTTCCACTGGCGTTACGACCTCGTCGGATGGACCAATCGGAACCGCTGGCTGGACTACGACTTCGCCGAACCGCGCGAAGCGGCCGAACGCCGGGTCCGGTAA
- a CDS encoding ABC transporter permease gives MSSVESTVERVDQGAEQAEVRAAEPLPVVRTRPEGSLVTWVVQSLIQCKRLLLIWARDPATTIQTLVYPALTLLMFYIVLNKPVSGATGMPAVYGTVPLLTLVAAMSGAVVSALGFKTEKMTGLLGRFWTMPVHRAAGFTGRLLAEAIRVLVTTVFVVAVGLLLGFRFGQGPLAAVALIGIPVLFGVAFAVLVTALATVSEGVMLVNIIGMVSTLLMFFNSGFVPVFAYPVWLQDVVAHQPMSCAIDAMRGLSYGGAVADPLLETLAWTLGIIVVFAYPAVRGYRRAAETGP, from the coding sequence ATGAGTTCGGTGGAATCGACCGTGGAACGCGTCGACCAGGGGGCCGAGCAGGCCGAGGTCCGCGCGGCCGAGCCCCTGCCCGTCGTCCGGACGCGGCCGGAGGGCTCGCTGGTCACCTGGGTGGTGCAGAGCCTGATCCAGTGCAAGCGGCTGCTGCTGATCTGGGCGCGTGATCCGGCGACGACCATCCAGACCCTGGTCTATCCGGCGCTGACCCTGCTGATGTTCTACATCGTGCTGAACAAGCCCGTGTCCGGGGCCACCGGCATGCCCGCGGTGTACGGCACGGTCCCGTTGCTGACGTTGGTCGCGGCGATGTCCGGCGCGGTGGTCAGCGCCCTCGGCTTCAAGACCGAGAAGATGACCGGGTTGCTCGGCCGGTTCTGGACGATGCCGGTGCACCGCGCGGCCGGATTCACCGGCAGGCTGCTGGCCGAAGCGATCCGCGTCCTGGTGACGACGGTGTTCGTCGTCGCGGTGGGCCTGCTGCTGGGATTCCGGTTCGGCCAGGGGCCCCTCGCGGCGGTGGCGCTGATCGGCATCCCGGTGCTGTTCGGCGTCGCGTTCGCCGTTCTGGTCACCGCGCTGGCCACCGTGTCGGAGGGCGTGATGCTGGTGAACATCATCGGCATGGTCAGCACGCTGCTGATGTTCTTCAACTCCGGTTTCGTCCCGGTCTTCGCCTACCCGGTCTGGTTGCAGGACGTGGTGGCGCATCAGCCGATGAGCTGCGCGATCGATGCGATGCGCGGGTTGTCCTACGGCGGTGCGGTCGCCGACCCGCTGCTCGAGACGCTCGCCTGGACGCTCGGCATCATCGTCGTCTTCGCCTACCCCGCGGTGCGGGGATACCGGCGCGCCGCGGAGACGGGGCCCTAG